A window from Candidatus Methylomirabilota bacterium encodes these proteins:
- a CDS encoding efflux RND transporter periplasmic adaptor subunit gives MRRLGPRGTALALTALLGATLLVGCDRAEQATAKSPPPGVPVTVADVMVRDVPVQIRAIGNVQALATVSVLSMINGEVLKVHFSEGQEVPPGSPLFTIDPRQLQAQLLQAQATMAQHQAAVKQAEANLAKDTAELENARVEEARYKQLVEGGFVAREQYDQIRTKELTLTATIDADRAAVETAKALVRADEAAVENVKVQLSYTEIRAPIGGRTGSLLLHQGNVVKANDVGNPMVVINRIHPIYVAFSVPEAQLAEIKRYQAAGPLPAEAQVNGVPGGVVRGRLTFVNNTVDPSTGTIQLKATFENDENALWPGQFVNVALTLTRQPGAILVPSQAVQSGQKGQYVFVVKADQTVEARTVVPGAVDGRDVVITSGLQPGERVVTDGQLRLAPGTRVDVKTTPPGTPAPAAAPKAGG, from the coding sequence ATGCGCCGGCTCGGCCCGCGCGGCACCGCTCTGGCCCTGACCGCCCTCCTCGGCGCCACGTTACTCGTCGGCTGTGACCGCGCGGAGCAGGCCACCGCCAAGAGCCCTCCGCCCGGCGTGCCGGTCACCGTCGCCGACGTCATGGTGCGCGACGTCCCCGTGCAGATCCGCGCGATCGGCAACGTGCAGGCGCTGGCCACCGTTTCGGTGCTGTCGATGATCAACGGCGAGGTGCTGAAGGTCCACTTCTCCGAGGGCCAGGAAGTGCCGCCGGGTTCACCGCTCTTCACCATCGACCCGCGCCAGCTGCAGGCGCAGCTGCTCCAGGCCCAGGCCACCATGGCCCAGCATCAGGCCGCGGTGAAGCAGGCCGAAGCGAACCTGGCCAAGGATACCGCCGAGCTCGAGAACGCCAGAGTCGAGGAGGCGCGCTACAAGCAGCTGGTCGAGGGCGGCTTCGTGGCCCGCGAGCAGTACGACCAGATCCGGACCAAGGAGCTCACGCTCACTGCCACCATCGACGCCGACCGCGCCGCGGTCGAGACGGCCAAGGCGCTGGTGCGGGCCGACGAGGCGGCGGTGGAGAACGTCAAGGTGCAGCTCTCCTACACCGAGATCCGCGCCCCGATCGGCGGCCGCACCGGCAGCCTGCTTCTCCACCAGGGCAACGTGGTGAAAGCCAACGACGTGGGCAACCCGATGGTGGTGATCAACCGCATCCATCCCATCTACGTGGCCTTCTCGGTGCCCGAGGCTCAGCTGGCCGAGATCAAGCGCTACCAGGCGGCCGGTCCGCTGCCGGCGGAGGCGCAGGTCAACGGCGTGCCGGGCGGCGTGGTGCGTGGCCGGCTCACCTTCGTGAACAACACGGTCGACCCGAGCACCGGCACCATCCAGCTCAAGGCCACCTTCGAGAACGACGAGAACGCGCTGTGGCCCGGCCAGTTCGTCAACGTGGCCCTCACGCTGACCCGCCAGCCCGGCGCCATCCTGGTGCCGTCGCAGGCGGTGCAGAGCGGGCAGAAGGGGCAGTACGTCTTCGTGGTCAAGGCGGACCAGACCGTCGAGGCGCGCACGGTGGTGCCGGGCGCCGTGGACGGCCGCGACGTCGTCATCACCAGCGGGCTCCAGCCCGGCGAGCGGGTGGTGACCGACGGCCAGCTGCGCCTGGCGCCGGGAACGCGGGTGGACGTGAAGACGACGCCGCCGGGGACGCCGGCGCCGGCGGCCGCGCCGAAGGCGGGCGGATGA
- a CDS encoding nitroreductase family protein gives MPRRYTSPARRHLCPHVEFTHGHLPRRRRQARAARLPQLAALAGTSARAAVVLVLVQTRAHAFDAGRCAQSLMLAAWKDGIGSCPGHLPEAAVATLLGRPSDLSVNRAIGFGYVDAERAGPAASVARRRRPLTELVHWNRW, from the coding sequence GTGCCTCGAAGGTACACCAGCCCCGCCCGACGACACCTCTGCCCTCACGTAGAATTCACGCATGGACACCTACCGCGCCGTCGTCGACAAGCGAGAGCAGCGCGCCTACCGCAGCTGGCCGCGCTCGCCGGGACCAGCGCCCGCGCCGCGGTGGTCCTCGTGCTGGTCCAGACCCGCGCCCACGCATTCGACGCGGGCCGGTGCGCGCAGAGCCTGATGCTCGCCGCCTGGAAGGACGGCATCGGCTCGTGCCCGGGCCACCTCCCCGAGGCCGCGGTTGCCACCCTCCTCGGCCGCCCATCCGACCTGTCCGTCAACCGGGCGATCGGCTTCGGCTACGTGGATGCCGAGCGGGCCGGGCCTGCCGCCTCAGTCGCCCGCCGGCGCCGGCCGCTCACCGAGCTGGTGCACTGGAACCGATGGTGA
- a CDS encoding TetR family transcriptional regulator codes for MPTTARVKRLVSRPVRDPQRTRDRILAAALAEFSAEGFAGARVARIARRAKINKRMLYHYFGNKEDLFREIFDRKLRERAGWISEAPAELGASLAYWFQMACEDSDWIRLIQWEALGAGEGRVIREAERRASLERTLEDLRARQRRGLVPGDLDVGHLLLTILGVLAYPLAFPQVTRMVTGKRAADPAFRRQHTEFLRRFADALVTRRPEPAVVRA; via the coding sequence ATGCCGACCACAGCCCGCGTCAAGCGCCTGGTATCCCGTCCCGTCCGAGATCCGCAGCGGACGCGCGATCGCATCCTGGCCGCGGCGCTCGCCGAGTTCTCCGCCGAGGGCTTCGCGGGCGCCCGGGTGGCCCGCATCGCCCGGCGAGCGAAGATCAACAAGCGCATGCTCTACCACTACTTCGGCAACAAGGAGGATCTCTTCCGCGAGATCTTCGACCGCAAGCTGCGGGAGCGGGCCGGCTGGATCAGCGAGGCGCCCGCCGAGCTGGGCGCGAGCCTCGCGTACTGGTTCCAGATGGCCTGCGAGGACAGCGACTGGATCCGGCTGATCCAGTGGGAGGCCCTCGGGGCGGGCGAGGGGAGGGTCATCCGCGAGGCGGAGCGGCGGGCCTCGCTCGAGCGGACCCTCGAGGACCTGCGGGCGCGGCAGCGCCGGGGCCTCGTGCCCGGCGATCTCGACGTGGGCCACCTGCTCCTGACCATCCTGGGCGTCCTCGCCTATCCGCTCGCCTTCCCTCAGGTGACTCGCATGGTGACGGGCAAGCGCGCGGCCGATCCGGCCTTTCGCCGGCAGCACACCGAGTTTCTCCGCCGGTTCGCCGACGCGCTGGTGACCCGTCGGCCCGAGCCCGCCGTGGTGCGCGCCTGA
- a CDS encoding response regulator, translating into MTARAIVLVVEDEPDVRELIADVLAENGYEIEVAADGAAALQLCDERRYDLILSDLRMPKMDGAALYWALQLRHGSAMPRIIYVTGQAHSMDYAGFLAASRVPVISKPFSPDDLRTAVRSALDKGTN; encoded by the coding sequence ATGACCGCGCGGGCCATTGTGCTGGTGGTGGAGGACGAGCCCGACGTGCGCGAGCTGATCGCCGACGTGCTGGCCGAGAACGGCTACGAGATCGAGGTGGCCGCCGACGGGGCCGCCGCGCTGCAGCTCTGCGACGAGCGGCGCTACGACTTGATCCTCAGCGACCTTCGCATGCCCAAGATGGACGGGGCCGCGCTGTACTGGGCCCTGCAGCTGCGCCACGGCTCGGCGATGCCCCGCATCATCTACGTGACGGGGCAGGCGCACTCGATGGACTACGCGGGGTTCCTGGCCGCCTCCCGCGTCCCGGTGATCTCGAAGCCGTTCAGCCCCGACGACCTCCGCACCGCCGTCCGCAGCGCGCTGGACAAAGGCACCAACTAG